In Gadus macrocephalus chromosome 11, ASM3116895v1, a single genomic region encodes these proteins:
- the LOC132467032 gene encoding lysosomal membrane ascorbate-dependent ferrireductase CYB561A3 isoform X1, which yields MRGPLGAAETAGGSSADPPLGSDFPLTRLQLLTHQWRSEPPAERNTEVKSIPTVAMRSSVPLYLCLLLCACLGVACVVGVCVWNSQWHGGFAWDDSGLKFNWHPVLMVSGLVVVYGFGAVLYRVPLTWGGDKLPWKLAHAGAMLLALVLAVVGLCAVFQNHATNHIPPLYSLHSWVGICSVALFATQWAVGVGAFLLPCSPVALRVLLKPLHVWLGASILTLSIAACVSGINEKLIFALKGTANGTANGTLPYSALPPEAVFANSLGALIVVFGLVVLRILSNRSWERPEPGGQDTAYRPLLQEENE from the exons ATGAG AGGTCCCCTGGGTGCAGCAGAAACCGCAGGTGGTTCCTCCGCTGACCCCCCGCTCGGCTCTGACTTCCCACTGACGCGCCTCCAGCTGCTCACACACCAATGGAGAAGTGAGCCCCCCGCTGAACGCAATACAGAAGTGAAATCGATCCCCACA gtcgcCATGAGGTCATCCGTCCCCCTCTACCTGTGCCTCctgctgtgtgcgtgtctgggcgtggcctgtgtggtgggcgtgtgcgtgtggaacAGCCAATGGCACGGCGGGTTCGCCTGGGACGACTCCGGCCTCAAGTTCAACTGGCACCCGGTGCTCATGGTGTCCGGTCTGGTGGTGGTGTACGGCTTCG GGGCGGTGCTGTACCGCGTCCccctcacctgggggggggacaAGCTGCCCTGGAAGCTGGCCCACGCCGGCGCGATGCTGCTGGCGCTGGTCCTGGCCGTGGTGGGGCTGTGCGCCGTGTTCCAGAACCACGCCACCAACCACATCCCCCCGCTCTACTCGCTCCACAGCTGGGTGGGCATCTGCAGCGTGGCCCTGTTCGCCACACAG tgggCGGTGGGTGTGGGGGCCTTCCTGTTGCCCTGCTCCCCGGTGGCGCTGCGTGTCCTCCTGAAGCCGCTCCACGTGTGGCTGGGCGCCTCCATCCTGACCCTCAGCATCGCCGCCTGCGTCTCCGGCATCAACGAGAAGCTCATCTTCGCTCT CAAAGGGACGGCGAACGGGACGGCGAACGGGACGCTGCCGTACAGCGCCCTGCCACCGGAGGCAGTGTTCGCCAACTCCCTCGGAGCTCTGATCGTCGTCTTCGGACTCGTGGTCCTGAGGATTCTGTCCAATCGCAGCTGGGAGAGGCCGGAGCCCGGCGGGCAGGACACGGCGTACCGG CCGTTGCTTCAGGAAGAGAACGAATGA
- the LOC132467030 gene encoding tumor necrosis factor receptor superfamily member 10B-like isoform X3, which produces MNKGILLKACLRVSVFFSVALLCEALPTPPPGTNPIRAELLRQRSCPEGLYPSASLCCLNCPAGEHQVSPCSSDRGSSVCSECPMGTFTEHSNHLRTCLTCTRCPPDHEEVQPCSPTNNTVCRCKSGYFCAHDQACEVCQRCRSCNDGETRVKSCTAHSNSECAKTSTPGTPMEGRSPDSGSSPLALWWILGVLAISGAVFGIWVYKKRRPWLTCLPSLSPGQSQQNEDDSLLVPLNGEKSLKLCFEYFHVDMDSKVHKRFFRSLDLSDNAINDANNEDRVYELLDVWLQREGQEAKLHHLLQKLRDLDQNRTADSIVEKAIANGHYERGGISHPSYSGKSDE; this is translated from the exons gcttgtttgcgtgtgtctgtgtttttctctGTGGCCCTCCTCTGTGAAGCCCTGCCCACTCCTCCACCGGGCACCAATCCAATCAGGGCTGAACTGCTGCGCCAACGCTCCTGCCCTGAAGGCCTGTACCCGTCAGCGAGCCTGTGCTGCCTCAACTGCCCCGCTG gcgaACACCAGGTCTCCCCGTGCTCCAGTGACCGGGGGAGCAGTGTGTGCTCAGAGTGTCCCATGGGGACGTTCACGGAGCACAGCAACCACCTGCGCACCTGTCTCACCTGCACCCGGTGCCCCccag ACCATGAAGAGGTGCAGCCCTGCTCCCCCACCAACAACACGGTGTGCCGGTGTAAGTCCGGGTACTTCTGCGCCCACGACCAGGCCTGCGAGGTGTGTCAGCGGTGCAGGAG CTGTAACGACGGAGAGACGCGGGTGAAGAGCTGCACTGCCCACTCCAACAGCGAATGCGCCAAGACCTCGACGCCCGGTACCCCAATGGAGGGTAGGTCTCCTGATTCAGGCTCATCCCCCCTGG CGCTCTGGTGGATTCTAGGCGTACTAGCGATCAGTGGGGCTGTTTTTGGCATCTGGGTCTACAAGAAAAGGAGACCTTGGTTGACAT GCCTGCCTAGCCTGTCACCAGGCCAGTCTCAGCAG AATGAGGACGATTCTCTGCTTGTTCCTTTAAATG GTGAGAAGTCTCTAAAGCTCTGCTTTGAGTATTTTCACGTTGACATGGATTCCAAGGTTCACAAGAGATTCTTCCGGAGCTTGGATCTGAGCGACAACGCAATCAACGACGCAAACAACGAGGACCGCGTGTATGAGCTGCTGGACGTATGGCTGCAAAGGGAAGGCCAAGAAGCTAAACTCCACCATCTCCTGCAAAAACTCAGGGACTTGGATCAGAACCGGACGGCAGACTCAATCGTTGAAAAGGCCATCGCTAACGGGCACTATGAAAGAGGGGGGATTTCACATCCATCTTATTCGGGCAAAAGCGATGAGTGA
- the LOC132467030 gene encoding tumor necrosis factor receptor superfamily member 10B-like isoform X1, which translates to MNKGILLKACLRVSVFFSVALLCEALPTPPPGTNPIRAELLRQRSCPEGLYPSASLCCLNCPAGEHQVSPCSSDRGSSVCSECPMGTFTEHSNHLRTCLTCTRCPPDHEEVQPCSPTNNTVCRCKSGYFCAHDQACEVCQRCRSCNDGETRVKSCTAHSNSECAKTSTPGTPMEGRSPDSGSSPLALWWILGVLAISGAVFGIWVYKKRRPWLTCLPSLSPGQSQQGATRHGSLEIAQNAHNVLVEVPLLPSEEPRSNGSVNEDDPGLGSSSSETSLTVQLPNTYTSRPPPPACPVAVYRVRPRTPSPPSARNEDDSLLVPLNGEKSLKLCFEYFHVDMDSKVHKRFFRSLDLSDNAINDANNEDRVYELLDVWLQREGQEAKLHHLLQKLRDLDQNRTADSIVEKAIANGHYERGGISHPSYSGKSDE; encoded by the exons gcttgtttgcgtgtgtctgtgtttttctctGTGGCCCTCCTCTGTGAAGCCCTGCCCACTCCTCCACCGGGCACCAATCCAATCAGGGCTGAACTGCTGCGCCAACGCTCCTGCCCTGAAGGCCTGTACCCGTCAGCGAGCCTGTGCTGCCTCAACTGCCCCGCTG gcgaACACCAGGTCTCCCCGTGCTCCAGTGACCGGGGGAGCAGTGTGTGCTCAGAGTGTCCCATGGGGACGTTCACGGAGCACAGCAACCACCTGCGCACCTGTCTCACCTGCACCCGGTGCCCCccag ACCATGAAGAGGTGCAGCCCTGCTCCCCCACCAACAACACGGTGTGCCGGTGTAAGTCCGGGTACTTCTGCGCCCACGACCAGGCCTGCGAGGTGTGTCAGCGGTGCAGGAG CTGTAACGACGGAGAGACGCGGGTGAAGAGCTGCACTGCCCACTCCAACAGCGAATGCGCCAAGACCTCGACGCCCGGTACCCCAATGGAGGGTAGGTCTCCTGATTCAGGCTCATCCCCCCTGG CGCTCTGGTGGATTCTAGGCGTACTAGCGATCAGTGGGGCTGTTTTTGGCATCTGGGTCTACAAGAAAAGGAGACCTTGGTTGACAT GCCTGCCTAGCCTGTCACCAGGCCAGTCTCAGCAG GGTGCCACAAGGCATGGATCCCTCGAGATCGCGCAGAACGCCCATAACGTGTTGGTGGAAGTCCCCCTGCTGCCCTCTGAAGAGCCCCGAAGCAACGGCTCGGTCAACGAAGATGACCCTGGTCtgggcagcagcagctctgAGACCAGCCTCACGGTCCAGCTCCCCAATACGTACACCTCGAGGCCCCCTCCGCCTGCCTGTCCGGTGGCCGTCTACCGAGTTCGCCCTAGGACCCCCAGCCCGCCCTCTGCGAGG AATGAGGACGATTCTCTGCTTGTTCCTTTAAATG GTGAGAAGTCTCTAAAGCTCTGCTTTGAGTATTTTCACGTTGACATGGATTCCAAGGTTCACAAGAGATTCTTCCGGAGCTTGGATCTGAGCGACAACGCAATCAACGACGCAAACAACGAGGACCGCGTGTATGAGCTGCTGGACGTATGGCTGCAAAGGGAAGGCCAAGAAGCTAAACTCCACCATCTCCTGCAAAAACTCAGGGACTTGGATCAGAACCGGACGGCAGACTCAATCGTTGAAAAGGCCATCGCTAACGGGCACTATGAAAGAGGGGGGATTTCACATCCATCTTATTCGGGCAAAAGCGATGAGTGA
- the LOC132467032 gene encoding lysosomal membrane ascorbate-dependent ferrireductase CYB561A3 isoform X3: protein MRSSVPLYLCLLLCACLGVACVVGVCVWNSQWHGGFAWDDSGLKFNWHPVLMVSGLVVVYGFGAVLYRVPLTWGGDKLPWKLAHAGAMLLALVLAVVGLCAVFQNHATNHIPPLYSLHSWVGICSVALFATQWAVGVGAFLLPCSPVALRVLLKPLHVWLGASILTLSIAACVSGINEKLIFALKGTANGTANGTLPYSALPPEAVFANSLGALIVVFGLVVLRILSNRSWERPEPGGQDTAYRPLLQEENE from the exons ATGAGGTCATCCGTCCCCCTCTACCTGTGCCTCctgctgtgtgcgtgtctgggcgtggcctgtgtggtgggcgtgtgcgtgtggaacAGCCAATGGCACGGCGGGTTCGCCTGGGACGACTCCGGCCTCAAGTTCAACTGGCACCCGGTGCTCATGGTGTCCGGTCTGGTGGTGGTGTACGGCTTCG GGGCGGTGCTGTACCGCGTCCccctcacctgggggggggacaAGCTGCCCTGGAAGCTGGCCCACGCCGGCGCGATGCTGCTGGCGCTGGTCCTGGCCGTGGTGGGGCTGTGCGCCGTGTTCCAGAACCACGCCACCAACCACATCCCCCCGCTCTACTCGCTCCACAGCTGGGTGGGCATCTGCAGCGTGGCCCTGTTCGCCACACAG tgggCGGTGGGTGTGGGGGCCTTCCTGTTGCCCTGCTCCCCGGTGGCGCTGCGTGTCCTCCTGAAGCCGCTCCACGTGTGGCTGGGCGCCTCCATCCTGACCCTCAGCATCGCCGCCTGCGTCTCCGGCATCAACGAGAAGCTCATCTTCGCTCT CAAAGGGACGGCGAACGGGACGGCGAACGGGACGCTGCCGTACAGCGCCCTGCCACCGGAGGCAGTGTTCGCCAACTCCCTCGGAGCTCTGATCGTCGTCTTCGGACTCGTGGTCCTGAGGATTCTGTCCAATCGCAGCTGGGAGAGGCCGGAGCCCGGCGGGCAGGACACGGCGTACCGG CCGTTGCTTCAGGAAGAGAACGAATGA
- the LOC132467032 gene encoding lysosomal membrane ascorbate-dependent ferrireductase CYB561A3 isoform X2 encodes MRGPLGAAETAGGSSADPPLGSDFPLTRLQLLTHQWRSEPPAERNTEVKSIPTVAMRSSVPLYLCLLLCACLGVACVVGVCVWNSQWHGGFAWDDSGLKFNWHPVLMVSGLVVVYGFGAVLYRVPLTWGGDKLPWKLAHAGAMLLALVLAVVGLCAVFQNHATNHIPPLYSLHSWVGICSVALFATQWAVGVGAFLLPCSPVALRVLLKPLHVWLGASILTLSIAACVSGINEKLIFALLSTANGTLPYSALPPEAVFANSLGALIVVFGLVVLRILSNRSWERPEPGGQDTAYRPLLQEENE; translated from the exons ATGAG AGGTCCCCTGGGTGCAGCAGAAACCGCAGGTGGTTCCTCCGCTGACCCCCCGCTCGGCTCTGACTTCCCACTGACGCGCCTCCAGCTGCTCACACACCAATGGAGAAGTGAGCCCCCCGCTGAACGCAATACAGAAGTGAAATCGATCCCCACA gtcgcCATGAGGTCATCCGTCCCCCTCTACCTGTGCCTCctgctgtgtgcgtgtctgggcgtggcctgtgtggtgggcgtgtgcgtgtggaacAGCCAATGGCACGGCGGGTTCGCCTGGGACGACTCCGGCCTCAAGTTCAACTGGCACCCGGTGCTCATGGTGTCCGGTCTGGTGGTGGTGTACGGCTTCG GGGCGGTGCTGTACCGCGTCCccctcacctgggggggggacaAGCTGCCCTGGAAGCTGGCCCACGCCGGCGCGATGCTGCTGGCGCTGGTCCTGGCCGTGGTGGGGCTGTGCGCCGTGTTCCAGAACCACGCCACCAACCACATCCCCCCGCTCTACTCGCTCCACAGCTGGGTGGGCATCTGCAGCGTGGCCCTGTTCGCCACACAG tgggCGGTGGGTGTGGGGGCCTTCCTGTTGCCCTGCTCCCCGGTGGCGCTGCGTGTCCTCCTGAAGCCGCTCCACGTGTGGCTGGGCGCCTCCATCCTGACCCTCAGCATCGCCGCCTGCGTCTCCGGCATCAACGAGAAGCTCATCTTCGCTCTGTTGAGTAC GGCGAACGGGACGCTGCCGTACAGCGCCCTGCCACCGGAGGCAGTGTTCGCCAACTCCCTCGGAGCTCTGATCGTCGTCTTCGGACTCGTGGTCCTGAGGATTCTGTCCAATCGCAGCTGGGAGAGGCCGGAGCCCGGCGGGCAGGACACGGCGTACCGG CCGTTGCTTCAGGAAGAGAACGAATGA
- the LOC132467031 gene encoding tumor necrosis factor receptor superfamily member 10B-like isoform X2 yields MACLRVSVFFSVALLCEALPTPPGTNPNGAGLLRQRSCPEGLYPSASLCCLNCPAGEHQVSPCSSDRGSSVCSECPVGTFTEHSNDLRTCLTCTRCRPDQEEVQPCSPTNDTVCRCKPGSFCAHDQACEVCQRCRSCNDGETRVKSCTDHSNSECAKTPTHGTPTEALWWILGVGVGFAVIGVLVYKKGRPWLTCLLSLSPGHSQQDAKRHGSLEIAQNAHNVLVEVPLLPPEKPRSDGSVDEEDLGLGSSSSETSLTVERTNLCTSTPPAQTPAGWTTSPPYARNDDDSLLVPLNGDMSLKHCFEYFDDDMVSKVHKRFFRRLDLSDKVIDRAINNVNNEDCVYELLGVWLEREGQEAKLHHLLQKVRDLDQNRTADSIVTKAIANGHYKRWVIPQPSYSGKSDE; encoded by the exons ATG gcttgtttgcgtgtgtctgtgtttttctctGTGGCCCTCCTCTGTGAAGCCTTGCCCACTCCACCGGGCACCAATCCAAACGGGGCTGGACTGCTGCGCCAACGCTCCTGCCCTGAAGGCCTGTACCCGTCAGCGAGCCTGTGCTGCCTCAACTGCCCCGCTG gcgaACACCAGGTCTCCCCGTGCTCCAGCGACCGGGGGAGCAGTGTGTGCTCAGAGTGTCCCGTGGGGACGTTCACGGAGCACAGCAACGACCTGCGCACCTGTCTCACCTGCACCCGGTGCCGCccag ACCAGGAAGAGGTGCAGCCCTGCTCCCCCACCAACGACACGGTGTGCCGGTGTAAGCCCGGGTCCTTCTGCGCCCACGACCAGGCCTGCGAGGTGTGTCAGCGGTGCAGGAG CTGTAACGACGGAGAGACGCGGGTGAAGAGCTGCACTGACCACTCCAACAGCGAATGCGCCAAGACCCCGACGcacggtaccccaacggagg CGCTCTGGTGGATTCTAGGCGTTGGTGTTGGTTTTGCTGTAATTGGCGTCTTGGTCTACAAGAAAGGGCGACCTTGGTTGACAT gctTGCTTAGCCTGTCACCTGGCCATTCTCAGCAG GATGCCAAAAGGCATGGATCCCTCGAGATCGCGCAGAACGCCCATAACGTGTTGGTGGAAGTCCCCCTGCTGCCCCCTGAAAAGCCCAGAAGCGACGGCTCGGTCGATGAAGAAGACCTTGGTCtgggcagcagcagctctgAGACCAGCCTCACGGTCGAACGCACTAATCTGTGCACCTCGACGCCCCCTGCACAGACCCCAGCGGGCTGGACTACCAGCCCGCCCTATGCGAGG AATGATGACGATTCACTGCTAGTTCCTTTAAATG GTGACATGTCTCTAAAGCACTGCTTTGAGTATTTTGACGATGACATGGTTTCCAAGGTTCACAAGAGGTTCTTCCGGAGATTGGATCTGAGCGACAAAGTTATCGACAGAGCAATCAACAACGTAAACAACGAGGACTGCGTCTATGAGCTGCTGGGCGTGTGGCTGGAGAGGGAAGGCCAAGAAGCTAAACTCCACCACCTGCTGCAAAAGGTTAGGGACTTGGATCAGAACCGGACGGCAGACTCAATTGTTACAAAGGCCATCGCTAACGGGCACTATAAAAGATGGGTGATTCCACAACCATCGTATTCGGGCAAAAGCGATGAGTGA
- the LOC132467030 gene encoding tumor necrosis factor receptor superfamily member 10B-like isoform X2, translating to MNKGILLKACLRVSVFFSVALLCEALPTPPPGTNPIRAELLRQRSCPEGLYPSASLCCLNCPAGEHQVSPCSSDRGSSVCSECPMGTFTEHSNHLRTCLTCTRCPPDHEEVQPCSPTNNTVCRCKSGYFCAHDQACEVCQRCRSCNDGETRVKSCTAHSNSECAKTSTPGTPMEALWWILGVLAISGAVFGIWVYKKRRPWLTCLPSLSPGQSQQGATRHGSLEIAQNAHNVLVEVPLLPSEEPRSNGSVNEDDPGLGSSSSETSLTVQLPNTYTSRPPPPACPVAVYRVRPRTPSPPSARNEDDSLLVPLNGEKSLKLCFEYFHVDMDSKVHKRFFRSLDLSDNAINDANNEDRVYELLDVWLQREGQEAKLHHLLQKLRDLDQNRTADSIVEKAIANGHYERGGISHPSYSGKSDE from the exons gcttgtttgcgtgtgtctgtgtttttctctGTGGCCCTCCTCTGTGAAGCCCTGCCCACTCCTCCACCGGGCACCAATCCAATCAGGGCTGAACTGCTGCGCCAACGCTCCTGCCCTGAAGGCCTGTACCCGTCAGCGAGCCTGTGCTGCCTCAACTGCCCCGCTG gcgaACACCAGGTCTCCCCGTGCTCCAGTGACCGGGGGAGCAGTGTGTGCTCAGAGTGTCCCATGGGGACGTTCACGGAGCACAGCAACCACCTGCGCACCTGTCTCACCTGCACCCGGTGCCCCccag ACCATGAAGAGGTGCAGCCCTGCTCCCCCACCAACAACACGGTGTGCCGGTGTAAGTCCGGGTACTTCTGCGCCCACGACCAGGCCTGCGAGGTGTGTCAGCGGTGCAGGAG CTGTAACGACGGAGAGACGCGGGTGAAGAGCTGCACTGCCCACTCCAACAGCGAATGCGCCAAGACCTCGACGCCCGGTACCCCAATGGAGG CGCTCTGGTGGATTCTAGGCGTACTAGCGATCAGTGGGGCTGTTTTTGGCATCTGGGTCTACAAGAAAAGGAGACCTTGGTTGACAT GCCTGCCTAGCCTGTCACCAGGCCAGTCTCAGCAG GGTGCCACAAGGCATGGATCCCTCGAGATCGCGCAGAACGCCCATAACGTGTTGGTGGAAGTCCCCCTGCTGCCCTCTGAAGAGCCCCGAAGCAACGGCTCGGTCAACGAAGATGACCCTGGTCtgggcagcagcagctctgAGACCAGCCTCACGGTCCAGCTCCCCAATACGTACACCTCGAGGCCCCCTCCGCCTGCCTGTCCGGTGGCCGTCTACCGAGTTCGCCCTAGGACCCCCAGCCCGCCCTCTGCGAGG AATGAGGACGATTCTCTGCTTGTTCCTTTAAATG GTGAGAAGTCTCTAAAGCTCTGCTTTGAGTATTTTCACGTTGACATGGATTCCAAGGTTCACAAGAGATTCTTCCGGAGCTTGGATCTGAGCGACAACGCAATCAACGACGCAAACAACGAGGACCGCGTGTATGAGCTGCTGGACGTATGGCTGCAAAGGGAAGGCCAAGAAGCTAAACTCCACCATCTCCTGCAAAAACTCAGGGACTTGGATCAGAACCGGACGGCAGACTCAATCGTTGAAAAGGCCATCGCTAACGGGCACTATGAAAGAGGGGGGATTTCACATCCATCTTATTCGGGCAAAAGCGATGAGTGA
- the LOC132467031 gene encoding tumor necrosis factor receptor superfamily member 10B-like isoform X1, whose protein sequence is MACLRVSVFFSVALLCEALPTPPGTNPNGAGLLRQRSCPEGLYPSASLCCLNCPAGEHQVSPCSSDRGSSVCSECPVGTFTEHSNDLRTCLTCTRCRPDQEEVQPCSPTNDTVCRCKPGSFCAHDQACEVCQRCRSCNDGETRVKSCTDHSNSECAKTPTHGTPTEGRSPDSGSAPLALWWILGVGVGFAVIGVLVYKKGRPWLTCLLSLSPGHSQQDAKRHGSLEIAQNAHNVLVEVPLLPPEKPRSDGSVDEEDLGLGSSSSETSLTVERTNLCTSTPPAQTPAGWTTSPPYARNDDDSLLVPLNGDMSLKHCFEYFDDDMVSKVHKRFFRRLDLSDKVIDRAINNVNNEDCVYELLGVWLEREGQEAKLHHLLQKVRDLDQNRTADSIVTKAIANGHYKRWVIPQPSYSGKSDE, encoded by the exons ATG gcttgtttgcgtgtgtctgtgtttttctctGTGGCCCTCCTCTGTGAAGCCTTGCCCACTCCACCGGGCACCAATCCAAACGGGGCTGGACTGCTGCGCCAACGCTCCTGCCCTGAAGGCCTGTACCCGTCAGCGAGCCTGTGCTGCCTCAACTGCCCCGCTG gcgaACACCAGGTCTCCCCGTGCTCCAGCGACCGGGGGAGCAGTGTGTGCTCAGAGTGTCCCGTGGGGACGTTCACGGAGCACAGCAACGACCTGCGCACCTGTCTCACCTGCACCCGGTGCCGCccag ACCAGGAAGAGGTGCAGCCCTGCTCCCCCACCAACGACACGGTGTGCCGGTGTAAGCCCGGGTCCTTCTGCGCCCACGACCAGGCCTGCGAGGTGTGTCAGCGGTGCAGGAG CTGTAACGACGGAGAGACGCGGGTGAAGAGCTGCACTGACCACTCCAACAGCGAATGCGCCAAGACCCCGACGcacggtaccccaacggagggtAGGTCTCCTGATTCAGGCTCAGCCCCCCTGG CGCTCTGGTGGATTCTAGGCGTTGGTGTTGGTTTTGCTGTAATTGGCGTCTTGGTCTACAAGAAAGGGCGACCTTGGTTGACAT gctTGCTTAGCCTGTCACCTGGCCATTCTCAGCAG GATGCCAAAAGGCATGGATCCCTCGAGATCGCGCAGAACGCCCATAACGTGTTGGTGGAAGTCCCCCTGCTGCCCCCTGAAAAGCCCAGAAGCGACGGCTCGGTCGATGAAGAAGACCTTGGTCtgggcagcagcagctctgAGACCAGCCTCACGGTCGAACGCACTAATCTGTGCACCTCGACGCCCCCTGCACAGACCCCAGCGGGCTGGACTACCAGCCCGCCCTATGCGAGG AATGATGACGATTCACTGCTAGTTCCTTTAAATG GTGACATGTCTCTAAAGCACTGCTTTGAGTATTTTGACGATGACATGGTTTCCAAGGTTCACAAGAGGTTCTTCCGGAGATTGGATCTGAGCGACAAAGTTATCGACAGAGCAATCAACAACGTAAACAACGAGGACTGCGTCTATGAGCTGCTGGGCGTGTGGCTGGAGAGGGAAGGCCAAGAAGCTAAACTCCACCACCTGCTGCAAAAGGTTAGGGACTTGGATCAGAACCGGACGGCAGACTCAATTGTTACAAAGGCCATCGCTAACGGGCACTATAAAAGATGGGTGATTCCACAACCATCGTATTCGGGCAAAAGCGATGAGTGA